In the Haloarcula salinisoli genome, TACGCACGGGCATCGATGTCCTCGACCGGAAGCTCGACGGTGGTATCCCAGCGGGGAGCATCGTCGCGCTGACGGCACAGCCGGCGAGCCAGGCGGAGCTGTTCCTCTACGAACTAACCGCCACACGCGGGACGCTGTGGCTCTCGCTGGACCGCACCGCCGAGTCGGTCGTCGCCAGTATCGAACAGACACCAGCCAACACCGGCGACCCGACGGTCCGCCACATCTCCGGGGAGGCGCCGCTGGACAACGCGGGCAAACTCGTCTCGGCGCTGCCCGAGACTTCGAACCTCATCGTCGACCCGCTCGACGTCCTCGAAGCCCAGGAACCCCACTCCCGGTTCCGGGCGT is a window encoding:
- a CDS encoding RAD55 family ATPase codes for the protein MVNRLRTGIDVLDRKLDGGIPAGSIVALTAQPASQAELFLYELTATRGTLWLSLDRTAESVVASIEQTPANTGDPTVRHISGEAPLDNAGKLVSALPETSNLIVDPLDVLEAQEPHSRFRAFMNDLQNHIVNTGSLAILHCLDGRDVPPLRDTTEHFADVVFQLKTRTMGDEVENKLAIPKFRGGRAPNDIIKLDLVEQVSIDTSRDIA